One Bombus pyrosoma isolate SC7728 linkage group LG11, ASM1482585v1, whole genome shotgun sequence DNA segment encodes these proteins:
- the LOC122573079 gene encoding nuclear pore complex protein Nup133 — protein MDRTSIGNSLGRSLTSPRKRMSIVQSLRKNNSAISVSGRSNQSVQIICKTPNHVVESFGSSLPVLVTEALTFVDRNTAVSVNISIDGWAWLVCGRRLLVWQCKTTIHDSKQRKTFKSQCRELLLPQSDLAHKAECIAVWLPLGHQVPSCMAVSPEGIVRFWVSVAHEGSSVETSAELAGQEVDCLTYIPGHGCILATTTCTVALLQPQFVGGKNSINCQVLRTSQGWLGGIGRRMTSLIFGAIPQSPVTETKLVKVTCTTLGDRGSRVLILAGSSLQYWSFPHNEQEKMEFDEDIGYIISQTFQREIWKSSACNPQNMETWLIDMQPCNEGIIFLMAAHCADASPIIEFALGLIQLSGIALANTFKWFIPVKIDSISYHNDVESTLVSYHFILHGWEAIIYNQYEVLVVNCISEHEQDKIDLVRGGEDSILGGALCSGTPVLFTKNFGLVSVIPSDFISQDFNMSYTDNVNTSVDYNYRPSSAVQNFNSLISNEEVQDMYYSSDCATQLRAAFLLSLRQSEAQCEDILLQLFPLQEEPVMDIDANLDTLILKVARDLIDDYPANDPRWSNHRDLSMTINAVTSMQIPNQLEGKQKAIDLFTTFLKEHDLWNRFCAVTYRGLIMSTPHVLAEYAEKIVAALTIYNLQNKYTDIIDTIIEQTLSPEAYISDELTARDIFYRQVSTVHRFLPTLVNNASEVTQSERPIQQVAHYIMQVNAILLSILHEVVKYRQHNAERFIPTRCSNGITEYLPWTAAVGKHGLRNCLNTMYNVTLKHGITGSNDSTVRNELYEQLVSYIDLILDGRKCHLESVKGTEKFEILLKQYETDRMNLIQPLIKEEQYDSAAMLAEKYCDFASLIQICELTNNKSQLDGYMKKFAAQDFVGFLFSWYVKDGRQGQLVEKCRRGGTIELSEKLAEHPTLSWVQSALTDDLRFAANTLYSLAIQESELVTRKKSILSLAKLALLASDDLEEEVKDCVKRINNELALIAYQEELPTQVLTTYGYDVEKLQVFTPTELITLYTSEDNIDANEYDFKKALDLLEYVEQEDEKVSLKLQIWARAAKRDQWDTLGKNPEQQVQETIFFKLMDLAHFTGDQVNEFLPPVDMLLVEPELGDLAASSNFQFLIKFVYEYAYSNY, from the exons ATGGATCGTACGAGTATAGGAAATTCACTAGGAAGAAGTTTGACGTCTCCGCGAAAACGCATGTCAATCGTTCAATccttaagaaaaaataattc AGCGATAAGTGTATCCGGACGATCGAATCAGTCAGTACAGATAATATGTAAAACGCCGAACCATGTTGTAGAAAGTTTCGGATCCTCTTTGCCTGTACTTGTTACGGAAGCTTTAACATTTGTAGATAGAAACACAGCTGTTAgcgttaatatttcaatagatGGTTGGGCTTGGCTTGTATGTGGTCGTAGACTGCTTGTGTGGCAATGTAAGACCACTATCCATGATTCAAAACAAAGGAAAACTTTTAAGAGCCAATGCAGAGAGTTATTGTTACCTCAAAGTGATTTAGCTCACAAAGCAGAATGCATAGCTGTGTGGTTGCCTCTAGGCCATCAG GTGCCTAGTTGCATGGCTGTTTCTCCTGAAGGCATTGTACGGTTCTGGGTTAGCGTTGCCCATGAAGGATCTTCTGTAGAAACAAGTGCAGAACTTGCTGGGCAAGAAGTCGATTGTCTTACTTATATTCCTGGTCATGGTTGTATTTTAGCTACAACCACATGCACCGTAGCATTGTTACAACCACAGTTTGTAGGTGGTAAGAATAGTATCAACTGTCAAGTTCTTAGAACAAGTCAAGGATGGCTAGGTGGTATAGGAAGAAGAATGACTTCTCTTATATTTGGAGCTATACCTCAATCTCCAGTCACAGAAAct AAATTGGTAAAAGTTACTTGCACAACCTTAGGAGATAGAGGATCAAGGGTTCTTATTTTAGCTGGCTCATCTTTGCAATATTGGTCTTTCCCTCATAATGAGCAAGAGAAGATGGAGTTTGATGAAGATATTGGGTACATTATTTCACAAACTTTCCAACGAGAAATTTGG aaatcaaGTGCATGCAACCCACAAAATATGGAAACCTGGTTGATTGATATGCAACCATGTAATgaaggaataatttttttaatggcAGCCCATTGTGCTGATGCATCACCTATTATTGAATTTGCACTTg GTTTGATACAGCTATCTGGTATAGCATTAGCAAATACATTTAAATGGTTTATACCAGTTAAAATTGATTCCATTTCGTATCATAATGATGTTGAATCAACTTTAGTTTCTtaccattttatattacatggTTGGGAAGCCATTATATACAATCAGTATGAAGTGCTTGTTGTGAACT gTATATCCGAGCACGAGCAAGATAAAATAGATTTAGTGCGAGGTGGAGAAGATAGTATTCTTGGTGGTGCACTATGTTCAGGAACTCCAGTTTTATTTACTAAGAATTTCGGATTAGTTTCCGTCATACCGTCGGATTTTATATCGCAAGATTTTAATAT gAGTTATACAGACAATGTTAATACAAGTGTGGATTATAATTATCGACCTAGTTCAgctgtacaaaattttaatagtcTTATCAGTAATGAAGAAGTTCAAGATATGTATTACAGTTCTGATTGTGCTACACAATTGCGTGCTGCATTTCTCCTTAGTTTACGGCAAAGTGag GCTCAGTgtgaagatattttattacaactCTTTCCTTTGCAAGAAGAACCAGTAATGGATATAGATGCTAATCTCGACACACTGATTTTAAAAGTTGCTAGAGATCTGATAGATGATTATCCAGCAAATGATCCACGTTGGTCAAATCACAGAGATttgt CTATGACGATAAATGCGGTCACCTCTATGCAAATACCTAATCAACTAGAAGGGAAACAGAAAGCCATAgatttatttacaacatttCTAAAAGAACATGATCTATGGAACAGA TTCTGTGCTGTTACATATAGAGGACTAATTATGTCTACACCACACGTTCTTGCAGAATATGCAGAAAAGATAGTTGCAGCACTAACTATATATAATCTCCAGAACaa GTATACAGATATTATAGATACTATAATAGAACAAACTTTAAGCCCTGAAGCTTACATATCTGATGAATTAACAGCgcgtgatatattttatcgtcaAGTCAGTACTGTACATCGTTTTCTCCCTACTTTAGTAAACAATGCATCAGAAGTAACTCAATCTGAAAGACCCATCCAACAAGTAGCACATTATATTATGCAAGTAAACGCTATATTATTA AGTATCCTACATGAAGTGGTGAAATACCGGCAACATAATGCTGAACGATTTATTCCTACGAGATGTTCGAACGGAATAACCGAGTATCTTCCATGGACAGCTGCAGTTGGAAAACATGGGTTAAGAAATTGTCTCAATACAAtg taTAATGTAACTCTCAAGCATGGCATAACTGGAAGCAACGATTCAACAGTGAGAAATGAATTATATGAACAATTAGTAAGTTATATAGACTTAATATTAGATGGCCGAAAATGTCATTTAGAAAGTGTTAAAGGTAcagaaaagtttgaaatacttttgaaGCAATACGAAACAGATCGAATGAATCTAATTCAACCTCTAA TAAAGGAAGAACAATACGATAGTGCTGCAATGTTAGCTGAAAAGTATTGCGATTTTGCGTCCCTGATACAGATATGCGAATTAACTAACAATAAAAGCCAACTGGATggatatatgaaaaaatttgcaGCTCAAGATTTCGTAGGATTTTTATTCTCATG GTACGTGAAAGATGGTCGCCAGGGTCAGTTAGTAGAGAAATGTAGACGCGGAGGTACCATTGAATTGTCAGAAAAGTTGGCAGAACATCCAACTCTATCATGGGTACAATCTGCTCTCACGGACGATTTACGCTTTGCTGCTAATACGCTTTATTCTTTAGCAATTCAAGAAAGTGAATTAGTGACACGTAAGAAG TCCATACTTTCTTTAGCAAAATTGGCCCTTCTTGCTTCGGATGATTTAGAAGAAGAAGTGAAAGACTGTGTAAAAAGAATCAATAATGAATTGGCGCTAATAGCTTATCAAGAAGAATTACCAACTCAAGTActtactacatatggttatgatgtagaaaaattacaagtaTTTACACCGACTGAATTAATTACG TTGTACACATCTGAGGATAATATTGATGCAAATGAGTACGACTTCAAAAAAGCTCTTGACTTGCTTGAGTATGTGGAGCAAGAAGATGAAAAAGTGTCattgaaattgcaaatttgGGCACGAGCTGCTAAACGGGATCAGTGGGATACCCTAGGAAAGAATCCTGAACAACAAGTacaagaaacaatatttttcaaattaatggACCTTGCACATTTTACTG gTGATCAAGTAAACGAATTTCTTCCGCCAGTCGATATGCTTTTGGTAGAACCTGAATTGGGAGATCTTGCTGCATCgagtaattttcaattcctCATTAAATTTGTGTATGAGTATGCATATAGCAATTATTAA
- the LOC122573081 gene encoding uncharacterized protein LOC122573081, which yields MAFNKIVLLMIWCELQLIWTQTTIPKSLRECYRNNAILNPQLPLNLRILVDIIQKMEKQSYSITDMRIMSSSILHRFKFDGVEYQQNIQVTEDVLPFSGTGTQRIKHELIEELVPGNTKALPVHILSQEERCMLHEAISNTILEPYNKSKHISCSHIIEKLTGNTMFNDTWNCPRQQGVVLTQYGTITPGAIIGAIAASLQHQNVAVNQLITNLDIPPSDTYSLQFNEEEVDFVLPRSRAIHKPLMWYNTLNVSSMKIDNIWLTTIAGELAEMVVYQGPLLANNMTLGATGFWQSMMRPTIYYLTSLHNNFDATRAELIGGIDGMIIATYLPTWIQDFYSLRLSQILEMYYSYEGVTFNANVKACDRAQAFLYAVPKTILNEQTYAIAQMLAYRKSIAYISPEALQQLVDIAVEKFYTYARNHLFPKLPCHQINQPQVEALIVFDGAWTIEYTIDFLSTLIQDLDVSMYGSKMGIIHGTSGEWLLNVTNSPSIAFQALNNFTNTTWPTKFNYTRVLETVSIYLKRTWEYNYKNQIVGNFGQVVILLIPLAHMSNNEKESVIILLRQLKHAYPEVHFVYYVSPYNENLFESFTLWEEDYIIKNSNIDTITQYVSRIPRTLRLATVTDVNTNKNVISQWEDYISPSKSITYRIHSHWKRNMKKIVVTIHTFGYGTMKACVWVGFEPNDKQNLQCAELSGYKEVTLTDHFKCTSTSSCPNFYLRTQNVTSLYKCAEIDCKTPDQVRYIIRTNQQNVHYDNSADKNAILISLNIVALFVFQVFM from the exons atggcatttaataaaattgtattattgatGATATGGTGCG aattacaattaatatggACGCAAACAACTATACCAAAATCACTCAGAGAATGTTATAGAAACAATGCAATATTAAATCCCCAACTTCCATTGAACTTGCGTATATTAGTAGACATCATACAAAAGATGGAAAAACAATCTTATTCAATAACAGATATGAGAATAATGTCTTCATCAATATTACACAG atTTAAGTTCGATGGTGTTGAATATCAACAGAATATTCAAGTTACAGAAGATGTACTACCATTCAGTGGGACTGGAACACAACGTATTAAACATGAATTGATAGAAGAATTAGTTCCAGGAAATACAAAAGCTTTGCCAGTTCATATACTTTCACAAGAAGAGCGATGTATGCTTCATGAAGCtatttcaaatacaattttggAACCTTACAATAAAAGCAAACATATATCATGTAGTCATATCATAGAAAAACTAACag gTAATACTATGTTTAATGATACATGGAATTGTCCAAGACAACAAGGAGTGGTTCTAACACAATATGGTACTATTACTCCTGGTGCAATTATAGGAGCAATTGCTGCATCTCTCCAACATCAAAATGTTGCTGTAAATCAATTAATCACAAATTTGGATATACCTCCTTCAG ATACATATAGTTTACAATTTAATGAAGAAGAGGTCGATTTTGTTCTTCCAAGAAGTCGAGCGATTCATAAACCACTTATGTGGTACAATACTTTAAATGTTTCATctatgaaaattgataatatatgGTTGACAACAATTGcag GCGAATTAGCGGAAATGGTTGTGTACCAAGGACCTTTACTAGCAAATAATATGACTCTCGGTGCAACAGGATTCTGGCAAAGTATGATGCGTCCGACAATTTATTATCTCACAAGTTTACATAACAATTTTGATGCAACTCGAGCTGAATTAATAGGAGGCATTGATG gaatgattattgcaacttatttACCAACCTGGATTCAGGACTTTTACAGCCTTCGACTTAGTCAAATTTTGGAAATGTATTACTCATATGAAGGTGTCACGTTTAATGCAAACGTGAAAGCTTGTGATCGAGCACAAGCCTTTTTATATGCAGTGCCAAAGACTATTTTAAATGAACAG ACTTATGCCATAGCTCAGATGTTAGCTTATCGTAAAAGCATTGCGTATATTTCTCCTGAAGCATTGCAACAACTGGTTGATATAGCAGTTGAAAAGTTTTATACTTATGCAAGGAATCATTTGTTCCCTAAGTTACCTTGTCATCAAATAAATCAACCCCAAGTAGAAGCACTGATTGTATTTGATGGTGCATGGACAATAGAATATACAATAGACTTTCTTTC AACTCTTATACAAGATTTGGATGTATCAATGTATGGATCAAAAATGGGAATAATACATGGTACTTCAGGAGAATGGttgttaaatgttacaaaCAGTCCATCAATCGCGTTTCaagcattaaataattttactaatacaACAT ggcctacgaaatttaattatacccGAGTTTTGGAAACGGTATCTATTTACTTGAAAAGAACTTGGGAGTACAATTACAAAAATCAAATAGTTGGAAATTTTGGTCAGGTAGTTATACTCTTAATTCCATTAGCTCACATGTCcaataatgagaaagaatcagtaataatattattgcgTCAACTAAAACACGCTTATCcag AAgttcattttgtatattatgtatccccatataacgaaaatttatttgaatcgtTTACTTTATGGGAGGaagattatataataaaaaattccaatattgACACTATTACTCAATACGTATCGAGAA TTCCACGAACATTACGACTTGCGACAGTTACAGAtgtaaatacgaataaaaatgtcatttcCCAATGGGAAGATTATATTAGTCCTTCAAAATCTATTACTTACAGAATACATTCACACTGGaaacgaaatatgaaaaagatagTAGTTACg attCATACTTTTGGCTATGGTACAATGAAAGCCTGTGTATGGGTAGGATTTGAACCTaatgataaacaaaatttacaatgtGCAGAATTATCTGGTTACAAAGAAGTTACATTAACTGATCACTTTAAATGTACTAGTACTTCGTCTTGTcctaatttttatcttcgtaCGCAAAACGTAActtctttatataaatgtgCAG aaatagaCTGTAAAACACCGGATCAAGTAAGATATATCATAAGAACGAATCAGCAAAATGTTCATTATGATAATTCTGCAgataaaaatgcaatattGATCTCATTAAATATTGTAGCCTTATTTGTATTTCAAGTATTcatgtga
- the LOC122573080 gene encoding uncharacterized protein LOC122573080 — protein MAKFWYFLIFITLTVRAQENAARNLSPSLRECYDNKYLLERDNRLPHTLNTFIAILRKIENTEGLNMDLRSLSVALLHRFRQDGIAPNPAIPNQDGISPFAPIAHQFYRFAQTLRLIPGDALTFPNNSITDVERCTLHFMLSSSIEIFQRGDETKVCRLADTYRYPRDIKNNDKAMIKNSVNDVETLSSDEIKSMTNGRNEGNNVTVDPNSRYPEVPPNHPDSARYRGTEPPALSECPVENGVVKTPWGTTSFGLVLAGIAAATQPETTRLPELLSADVLKKNNSDVMDRSLENKWLATLAGDLAEVALRQGPKNKDVKLNVGLNGHWNSTALPRWYFLNSNSNYEMTTAEIRGDLDGLILANETGKWYSRIPNLRLSQIFDMYYSPVGFFDSSIRACNRRTLFTSVAPNETLVAQTYSASILLEDLAHATLEYPIIEKLSVQAVNELVKYVPSSMNKDLSCTDTDKLCSFNQMSVDLTIILDTNWEFSIIKPILAHLLENININQFNSNFTLINGRDGTPMINSTSNILDFHAYNSSHYYGNNTRGFDLAKSLKELEAYLKNKLNAERARGVGGARSDIVLIVPYISDISKNDKQYCLQTILRIRKYIPDTIILFMASSKDPWSDLVQNRMTDLFSISTSIGKDTEEALEPITNVVSRMKQVPKRLFNSQCGSDYIPSGSLNSYDDYIVPNGISFYKLHPNYFFNHNTAIVRIQGSESDSLVVCSSREPLYANATESSKSCASISNDVHSITVSCADATFIRDCPPLYISVTSNSTSISYKCTDPRVCRIPTMIKYTISYENIVCANEAIRLTFNISILMIVLVILNM, from the exons ATGGCAAAATTTTGgtattttcttatctttatcACTTTAA CTGTACGTGCACAAGAGAATGCAGCTCGAAATCTTTCACCATCTCTTCGAGAATGTTAtgacaataaatatcttttggAAAGAGATAATAGGCTGCCGCACACTTTAAATACGTTCATTGCGATActtcgtaaaattgaaaatacagaAGGTCTTAATATGGATCTGAGAAGTTTATCTGTTGCACTTCTGCATCG TTTTCGACAAGATGGTATTGCTCCGAATCCTGCTATTCCTAATCAAGATGGAATATCACCCTTTGCACCAATTGCTcatcaattttatcgttttgcTCAAACTCTACGTCTTATACCAGGAGATGCTCTCACGTTTCCTAATAATAGTATCACAGATGTTGAAAGG TGTACATTACACTTTATGTTATCAAGtagtattgaaatttttcaaagaggGGACGAAACAAAAGTTTGTAGACTTGCCGATACGTACAGATATCCGagggatattaaaaataacgataaggCAATGATTAAAAATAGTGTTAATGATGTAGAAACTTTATCATCCGATGAAAT aaaaaGTATGACTAATGGGAGAAATGAAGGTAACAATGTTACGGTTGACCCAAACTCGCGATACCCAGAAGTACCGCCTAATCATCCAGATAGTGCACGGTATAGAGGTACAGAACCACCAGCTCTTAGTGAATGTCCTGTAGAAAATGGTGTTGTAAAAACTCC ATGGGGTACAACATCTTTTGGCTTAGTACTAGCTGGAATAGCTGCAGCTACACAACCAGAAACAACCAGGCTTCCCGAGTTGCTATCAGCGgatgttttaaaaaagaacaattcaGATGTAATGGATCGATCTTTAGAAAACAAGTGGCTTGCGACTCTAGCTG gAGATTTGGCAGAAGTAGCTTTAAGGCAAGGCCCTAAAAATAAAGATGTCAAACTTAATGTTGGACTAAATGGCCATTGGAATTCCACTGCTTTACCACGATGGTATTTCTTGAATTCTAACAGTAATTATGAGATGACAACGGCAGAAATCAGAGGAGATTTAGATGGCTTGATTTTGGCCAATGAAACTGGCAAATGGTATTCTAGAATACCTAATTTGAGGCTTTCACAAATTTTTGACATGTACTATAGTCCAGTAGGATTCTTTGACTCATCTATTAGAGCATGCAATCGGAGAACATTGTTCACATCTGTTGCACCAAATGAAACATTGGTTGCACAG ACATATAGTGCTTCTATATTGTTAGAGGATCTAGCACACGCAACGCTTGAATATccgataattgaaaaattgtcagTGCAAGCAGTAAACGAATTAGTGAAATATGTGC cttCATCCATGAATAAAGATCTTTCATGTACTGACACGGATAAATTATGTAGTTTCAACCAAATGTCTGTCGATTTAACGATTATTTTGGACACAAACTGGgaattttccataataaaACCTATTCTTGcacatttattggaaaacataaacataaatcaatttaattcCAACTTCACATTAATAAATGGTCGAGATGGAACACCAATGATTAATAGTACTTCTAACATTTTGGATTTCCACGCCTATAATTCATCTCATTACTATGGAAATA ATACTCGTGGTTTCGATTTAGCTAAGTCGCTCAAAGAATTGGAAGCATATCTAAAGAATAAACTGAATGCCGAACGTGCTCGTGGTGTTGGTGGAGCACGTTCTGatattgttttaattgttCCATATATTTCTGATATATCTAAAAATGACAAGCAATATTGCTTGCAAACTATATTGcgaatacgaaaatatattccag ATACAATCATACTTTTTATGGCGTCATCCAAAGATCCGTGGTCCGATCTAGTGCAAAATCGTATGACAGATTTATTCTCTATTAGTACTTCTATTGGTAAAGACACAGAAGAAGCTTTAGAACCAATAACCAACGTAGTTTCAAGAATGAAGCaag tTCCCAAGCGTTTATTTAATTCCCAGTGTGGATCAGATTATATTCCATCTGGATCTTTGAATTCATATGATGATTATATTGTACCAAACGGTattagtttttataaattacatccCAATTACTTTTTTAACCATAATACGGCAATAGTAAGA attcaGGGCTCCGAATCAGATAGTTTAGTTGTGTGTTCATCACGAGAACCATTATACGCCAATGCAACAGAATCATCAAAATCATGTGCATCAATATCCAATGATGTGCATAGTATTACAGTTTCTTGTGCTGATGCTACTTTCATTCGTGATTGTCCACCACTATATATATCAGTAACTTCAAACTCCACaagtatttcttataaatgtaCTG ATCCACGAGTTTGCAGAATTCCTACTATGATAAAATACACTATATCTTATGAAAACATAGTGTGTGCCAATGAAGCAATTAGacttacatttaatatttctattttaatgaTAGTTttagttatattaaatatgtaa
- the LOC122573085 gene encoding RCC1-like G exchanging factor-like protein: MLNTIRTSLKKNAQQPRRIIEFSKIKNKIPLSKPLPVFQYPISNEREHRIYVWGLAEHGALGTLKTTIFENGISYIPRPKRLAFGEKHDVTDITCGYGFTAFAIKSKDKNILYGSGINTDSQLGFNEKDKKFPNGLITEPRPINLPIKDSSTKVLDMSAGRAHLLVLTNEGVFTLGNNAYGQCGRPIILNENYEKSRVVHHIPNIKEKKIKAVTAGQDHSILLTESGEVYTFGWGADGQTGLAHYRNEHRPSLVKGDLAGQHIIKVACVADCVLALSDKGNVFGWGNSEYAQLLMEGENQQVNIATELSALKKLGHIVDIACGGCFCMVLNNTGEVYVWGYGILGFGPEVKKSQQPIKIPSVLFGNNAYQKNTKVVKIFCGMSHLAALTNTGDLYMWGCNKFGSLGLGDLKDQYFPLKVTVGAQVKKVACGIDHTVTLCKPFI, from the exons ATGTTGAACACAATAAGAacaagtttgaaaaaaaatgcaCAACAACCGAGaagaattatagaatttagtaaaatcaagaataaaataccACTTTCAAAACCTTTGCCAG tttTTCAGTATCCGATAAGTAACGAAAGAGAACATAGAATATATGTTTGGGGTTTGGCAGAACATGGTGCTCTTGGTACGTTAAAAACAACGATTTTCGAAAATGGTATTTCTTATATTCCGAGACCTAAAAGATTAGCTTTTGGAGAAAAGCATGATGTAACGGATATAACTTGTGGTTATGGGTTTACTGCTTTTGCAATAAAGtccaaagataaaaatattttatatgggAGTGGAATAAATACAGATTCCCAGCTTg gtttcaatgaaaaagataaaaaattcccAAATGGATTAATAACTGAACCAAGACCTATTAATTTACCAATTAAAGATTCTTCTACTAAAGTCCTAGATATGTCAGCTGGAAGAGCACATTTGTTGGTATTAACAAATGAAGGTGTATTCACATTAGGAAATAATGCATATGGACAATGTGGTCGCcctataatattaaatgaaaattatgaaaaaagtaGAGTTGTTCATCATATACCTAATATTaaggaaaaaaagataaaagctGTAACAGCTGGTCAAGATCATAG CATACTCTTGACAGAATCTGGTGAAGTGTATACCTTTGGTTGGGGTGCAGATGGACAAACTGGATTGGCACATTATCGGAATGAGCATAGACCAAGTTTGGTGAAAGGAGATTTGGCTGGCCaacatattataaaagttGCATGCGTTGCAGATTGTGTATTAGCACTCAGCG ATAAAGGAAATGTATTTGGTTGGGGTAATTCTGAATATGCACAGTTACTTATGGAAGGTGAAAATCAACAGGTAAACATAGCTACAGAGTTGAGTGCATTGAAAAAATTAGGTCATATTGTAGACATTGCCTGTGGTGGTTGCTTTTGTATGGTTTTAAATA ATACAGGTGAAGTTTATGTATGGGGTTATGGTATTCTTGGTTTTGGTCCTGAAGTCAAAAAATCTCAACAAccaattaaaattccatctGTACTTTTTGGAAATAATGCATACCAGAAGAATACAAAA GTGGTGAAGATATTTTGTGGCATGAGTCATCTTGCAGCTTTGACGAATACAGGTGATTTGTATATGTGGGGTTGTAACAAATTTGGGTCTTTAGGATTAGGAGATTTGAAAGACCAGTATTTTCCACTGAag gTAACTGTAGGAGCACAAGTAAAAAAGGTAGCCTGTGGAATAGATCATACAGTTACTCTTTGTAAACCTTTTATTTGA